One window of the Mycobacterium xenopi genome contains the following:
- a CDS encoding enolase C-terminal domain-like protein, with translation MTSRATTAVPVESVEARAYTIPTDAPESDGTLAWDSTTLVLVTARAGDKVGTGYTYADTPVVTVVRSKLADVVTGRDALQPPARWAEMQHAVRNLGKPGVVAEAISAVDIALWDLRARLLDEPLTIALGAVHDATPIYGSGGFTSYDNDTLRAQLCGWVEAGIPRVKMKVGRDPDADTARVSAARCAIGDAAELFVDANGAYSRKQALLWAGRFAEYDVRWFEEPVSSDDLDGLHQLCVQGPAGMDVTAGEYGYHLPYFQQMLDAGAVDCLQADVTRALGITGVLKVGALCDARSMDLSLHCAPQISAHTGTAVWRMRHLEYFHDHVRIEGMAFDGALAPQPGGVLRPDRSAPGHGLTVKEADLEGFRVV, from the coding sequence ATGACTTCACGTGCCACCACCGCCGTTCCCGTCGAATCCGTGGAAGCCCGCGCCTACACGATTCCCACCGACGCACCCGAGTCCGACGGCACATTGGCCTGGGACTCGACGACCCTCGTGCTGGTGACGGCACGCGCAGGCGACAAGGTCGGGACCGGGTACACCTATGCGGACACACCCGTCGTGACCGTGGTGCGATCGAAGTTGGCAGACGTTGTCACCGGTCGCGACGCCCTGCAACCGCCCGCCCGATGGGCTGAGATGCAGCACGCGGTGCGCAACCTGGGCAAGCCCGGAGTGGTGGCCGAAGCCATCTCCGCCGTCGACATCGCGCTGTGGGATCTGCGGGCCCGGCTACTGGACGAACCGCTGACGATCGCGCTCGGCGCCGTCCACGACGCCACCCCGATCTACGGCAGCGGCGGATTCACCTCGTATGACAACGACACGCTGCGGGCCCAGCTATGTGGCTGGGTCGAGGCCGGGATCCCGCGAGTCAAGATGAAAGTGGGGCGCGACCCCGACGCCGACACCGCACGGGTGAGCGCGGCGCGGTGCGCGATCGGCGATGCCGCCGAGCTGTTCGTCGACGCCAACGGCGCCTACAGCCGCAAACAAGCGCTGCTGTGGGCGGGCCGCTTCGCCGAGTACGACGTGCGGTGGTTCGAAGAGCCGGTGAGTTCCGACGACCTCGACGGGCTGCATCAGTTGTGCGTGCAAGGCCCGGCGGGAATGGACGTCACTGCCGGTGAATATGGTTACCACTTACCGTATTTCCAGCAGATGCTCGATGCGGGCGCGGTGGACTGCCTGCAAGCCGACGTCACCCGCGCCCTCGGGATCACCGGGGTGCTCAAGGTCGGCGCGCTGTGCGACGCCCGCAGCATGGACCTGTCGTTGCATTGTGCTCCGCAAATCAGCGCCCACACCGGCACGGCGGTGTGGCGCATGCGGCACTTGGAGTATTTCCATGACCACGTCCGCATCGAAGGGATGGCCTTTGACGGCGCTTTGGCGCCGCAGCCAGGTGGCGTCCTGCGTCCGGACCGCAGCGCGCCGGGTCACGGACTGACCGTCAAGGAGGCAGACTTGGAGGGGTTCCGGGTGGTCTGA
- a CDS encoding glycoside hydrolase family 15 protein, which produces MQGKPVLAEELAPHVLREYALLADGERGVVVGPRGDCCWMCLPRWDSPAVLCSLLGGRGVYAVSPDHPRFVWGGRYEQRSLIWRSRWVTTDGIVECREALAFPGDPHTAVLLRRIVALDAPMRMRVTLDLRADFGVEPMRDLCDSDGVWTGRTGRHRFRWTGPGEAHRGDDGALHAVMNVAPGHDFDLVLEVSDQELPTTAVRPNDAWRETEQAWANAVPAFSGTLADLDTQTAYAVLRGLTSGGGGMVAAATMSLPERAEQGRNYDYRYCWIRDQCYAGQAVAAAGSYPLLDDAVRFVSERVLADGPRLRPAYSVIGQPPPREQPLDLPGYPGADVKTGNWVTEQFQLDTFGEALLLLAAAARCDRLDSPHWRAAETLVRSIGERWREPDAGIWEIDNRRWAHSRLICAAGLRRIAEQAPARQGAEWQRLADLLVTDADSDCLHPSGRWQRAPDDPRIDAALLMPSIRGPIPTGDPRAVATLEAVRADLGRDGFVYRFQPDQRPLGQAEGAFLLCGFLMALADHQHGNHVAAARWFERNRTACGPPGLLTEEFDVAQRQLRGNLPQAFVHALLFETAHRLADGCRPPVGVGTG; this is translated from the coding sequence ATGCAGGGAAAACCAGTACTCGCCGAAGAGCTTGCGCCGCACGTGCTTCGGGAATACGCACTGCTCGCCGACGGCGAACGGGGAGTTGTCGTCGGGCCGCGCGGTGATTGCTGCTGGATGTGCTTGCCCCGCTGGGACAGCCCCGCGGTGTTGTGTTCGTTGCTGGGCGGGCGCGGTGTCTACGCCGTGTCACCGGATCACCCGCGGTTCGTGTGGGGCGGCCGCTACGAACAGCGGTCGCTGATCTGGCGGTCGCGCTGGGTTACCACCGACGGGATCGTGGAATGCCGTGAGGCACTTGCATTTCCGGGCGACCCGCACACCGCGGTGCTGTTGCGGCGCATCGTCGCGCTAGATGCGCCGATGCGGATGCGGGTCACCCTTGACCTGCGCGCGGATTTCGGCGTCGAGCCGATGCGCGACCTGTGCGACAGCGATGGCGTGTGGACCGGGCGGACGGGACGACACCGGTTCCGGTGGACCGGCCCCGGCGAGGCCCACCGCGGCGACGACGGCGCGCTGCACGCGGTCATGAACGTCGCGCCCGGACACGACTTCGACTTGGTGCTAGAAGTGTCCGACCAGGAGTTGCCCACAACCGCCGTGCGGCCCAACGACGCGTGGCGAGAAACCGAACAGGCTTGGGCCAACGCGGTTCCCGCGTTCTCGGGCACCTTGGCCGATCTCGACACCCAGACCGCCTACGCAGTGCTGCGCGGCTTGACGAGCGGCGGCGGCGGGATGGTGGCCGCGGCAACGATGTCGTTGCCGGAACGGGCTGAGCAAGGCCGAAACTATGACTACCGCTACTGCTGGATCCGCGACCAGTGTTACGCCGGTCAGGCCGTCGCCGCGGCCGGCAGCTATCCGCTGCTCGACGACGCCGTCCGCTTTGTCAGCGAACGCGTTCTTGCCGACGGGCCGCGACTTCGGCCCGCGTATTCCGTAATCGGCCAGCCACCGCCGCGCGAACAGCCGCTCGACCTGCCGGGTTATCCGGGTGCCGATGTCAAGACCGGCAATTGGGTGACCGAGCAGTTCCAGCTCGACACATTCGGCGAGGCGCTGCTGCTGTTGGCGGCCGCCGCGAGGTGTGACCGCCTGGACAGCCCGCACTGGCGTGCGGCGGAAACGCTGGTGCGATCTATCGGAGAGCGTTGGCGCGAGCCCGACGCCGGCATCTGGGAGATAGACAATCGGCGCTGGGCCCATTCGCGGCTGATCTGCGCGGCCGGGCTGCGGCGCATCGCTGAGCAGGCGCCCGCACGTCAGGGTGCCGAGTGGCAGCGCTTGGCTGACCTGCTCGTCACCGACGCCGATTCCGACTGCCTACACCCGAGTGGCAGATGGCAACGCGCACCGGATGATCCGCGGATCGATGCGGCACTGTTGATGCCGTCGATCCGCGGGCCGATCCCGACCGGCGATCCGCGCGCGGTGGCCACACTCGAGGCCGTACGTGCCGATCTGGGTCGCGACGGTTTCGTGTACCGGTTTCAGCCCGACCAGCGGCCACTCGGCCAAGCCGAAGGCGCTTTCCTCCTGTGCGGCTTCCTGATGGCCCTGGCCGATCATCAGCACGGCAACCACGTGGCCGCCGCTCGATGGTTCGAGCGCAACCGCACCGCCTGCGGCCCACCCGGATTGCTCACCGAGGAATTTGACGTGGCCCAACGCCAGCTGCGCGGCAACCTACCCCAGGCGTTCGTGCATGCGCTGTTGTTCGAGACGGCGCATCGACTCGCCGACGGATGCCGTCCGCCGGTCGGCGTCGGCACCGGATAG
- a CDS encoding oxidoreductase: protein MIVHTWRRSRLYRWLRLNGYVAFDLPRTVTGLGGLLLLGIAVSHAYVMATHEALPRYFVVYCAVTIAACVVAAGAMWLALKPRAPQLGWFVGDLVSVVVVVLYFASRAASLPGLTAVTGRWDFAPATFAFAFAGAFVAVHMSVLLGINVAYPQRQGWHD, encoded by the coding sequence ATGATTGTCCATACGTGGCGGCGCAGCCGGCTGTATCGATGGCTTCGCCTCAATGGCTATGTGGCGTTCGACCTGCCGCGCACGGTAACCGGGCTGGGCGGTCTGCTGCTGTTGGGCATCGCCGTCTCGCACGCGTACGTCATGGCCACGCACGAGGCGCTGCCGCGGTATTTCGTGGTCTACTGCGCCGTGACGATCGCTGCCTGCGTGGTGGCAGCCGGCGCGATGTGGCTTGCCCTCAAGCCTCGCGCGCCACAGCTGGGCTGGTTTGTCGGCGATCTGGTCTCGGTCGTCGTTGTCGTGCTGTACTTCGCGAGCCGCGCGGCCAGCCTGCCCGGGCTGACCGCGGTGACGGGCCGGTGGGACTTCGCCCCTGCGACGTTCGCGTTCGCCTTCGCGGGAGCCTTTGTTGCGGTGCACATGTCGGTGCTGCTGGGCATCAACGTCGCCTATCCCCAGCGGCAGGGCTGGCACGACTGA